The Methylobacterium sp. PvR107 genome contains a region encoding:
- a CDS encoding NUDIX hydrolase, translated as MSEGFRITRLTGVTARIVAYDWAFPRENAAAIAAHWQDRIRRSPGLFDGTVLLSCAHSVADGSARVDLFAVRYSTFTAYRNFRVADPQVANAFAAIVPWTADGAVLLGEMGAHTANAGQLYFPCGTPDPDDVRGDRVDLAGSAARELAEETGLALPEGAATAWVLLDGEGQLAFLRPVRFPDSAEALDARIGAHLRGETEPELAGLHSVRSTADIDAARMPGFVRAYLADAFASRS; from the coding sequence ATGTCTGAGGGCTTCCGGATCACGCGCCTGACCGGTGTCACGGCGCGGATCGTAGCCTACGATTGGGCCTTCCCCCGCGAGAACGCCGCCGCCATCGCGGCGCATTGGCAGGACCGGATCCGGCGGAGCCCCGGATTGTTCGACGGCACCGTCCTCCTGAGCTGCGCCCACAGCGTCGCGGACGGGTCCGCCCGGGTCGACCTGTTCGCCGTCCGTTATTCCACCTTCACGGCGTACCGGAACTTCAGGGTCGCGGACCCGCAGGTCGCCAACGCCTTCGCGGCGATCGTGCCCTGGACGGCGGACGGCGCCGTCCTGCTCGGCGAGATGGGTGCCCACACGGCCAATGCCGGCCAGCTCTATTTCCCGTGCGGCACGCCGGACCCGGACGACGTGCGGGGCGACCGCGTCGACCTCGCCGGCAGTGCCGCCCGGGAACTCGCCGAGGAGACCGGCCTCGCGCTGCCCGAGGGCGCCGCCACCGCGTGGGTGCTGCTGGACGGGGAGGGCCAGCTTGCCTTCCTGCGCCCGGTGCGCTTCCCGGATTCGGCCGAGGCGCTCGACGCGCGCATCGGGGCCCATCTCCGCGGCGAGACCGAGCCGGAACTCGCCGGCCTGCACAGCGTGCGGAGCACCGCGGATATCGACGCCGCGCGGATGCCGGGCTTCGTGCGCGCCTATCTCGCGGACGCGTTCGCGTCCCGATCCTGA
- a CDS encoding ABC transporter substrate-binding protein codes for MRTGSHARPAGRRLAAVLLAAAVTGASAAASRAADTVVLRVGDQKGGNRSLLEIAGYGKDLPYRIAWSEFPAAAPILEALNAGALDVGYTGDLSFLTVYAAGAPIKAIGGTKSDPRTQAILVRADSPIRSAADLKGKRLAGTRGGWGQFLISATLEKAGIAPSEATFAPLNPVDAKVALMAGSVDAWAVWDPYVSFATLKDRARPVADGAGLTPAITFIVASDDAIATKRAALQDFLTRLSKARLWSLDHLDAYARTTADMTKLPEDVLHAAYTAQRTRPIAIDDAVVKEVQEASDRATRYGILSRPLDVGRAVDRSFTAAASN; via the coding sequence ATGCGCACCGGATCTCACGCTCGTCCCGCCGGCCGCCGGCTCGCGGCCGTCCTTCTGGCCGCCGCCGTCACCGGGGCCTCGGCGGCCGCATCGCGCGCGGCCGACACGGTCGTCCTGCGCGTCGGCGATCAGAAGGGCGGGAACCGGTCGCTCCTCGAGATCGCCGGGTATGGGAAGGACCTGCCGTATCGGATCGCGTGGTCGGAATTTCCGGCCGCGGCACCGATCCTCGAGGCGCTTAATGCCGGCGCCCTCGATGTCGGCTATACCGGCGACCTCTCCTTCCTCACAGTTTACGCGGCCGGGGCGCCGATCAAGGCGATCGGCGGCACGAAATCGGATCCACGGACGCAGGCGATCCTGGTCCGCGCGGACTCGCCGATCCGCTCGGCCGCGGATCTCAAGGGCAAGCGGCTCGCCGGCACCCGCGGCGGCTGGGGCCAGTTCCTGATCAGCGCGACCCTCGAGAAGGCCGGGATCGCGCCGTCCGAGGCCACCTTCGCGCCGCTCAACCCGGTCGACGCCAAGGTCGCGCTGATGGCCGGCTCGGTGGATGCCTGGGCGGTCTGGGACCCCTACGTCTCGTTCGCGACGCTCAAGGACAGGGCCCGCCCGGTCGCCGACGGCGCGGGCCTGACGCCGGCCATCACGTTCATCGTCGCGTCGGACGACGCCATCGCCACCAAGCGGGCCGCCCTGCAGGACTTCCTGACCCGCCTGAGCAAGGCGCGGCTCTGGTCGCTGGACCACCTCGATGCGTATGCCCGGACCACGGCCGACATGACCAAGCTGCCCGAGGACGTCCTGCACGCGGCCTACACGGCGCAGCGGACGCGCCCGATCGCGATCGACGACGCCGTCGTGAAGGAGGTCCAGGAGGCTTCGGACCGGGCGACGCGCTACGGCATCCTGTCGAGGCCCCTCGACGTCGGCCGGGCCGTCGACCGGAGCTTCACGGCCGCGGCCTCGAACTGA